Proteins co-encoded in one Pyxidicoccus xibeiensis genomic window:
- a CDS encoding OmpA family protein, with product MTHAFLRLALLAAVLGTLPLGCRHAPENRPTHDDDRDGVLNADDACPDARGPADTRGCPPKDTDGDGVDDSADACPRRAGPTHRAGCPARDVDDDSVEDASDDCPRVAGVLERKGCPVQDLDRDGVEGAADKCPEEAGPAAREGCPEKDADSDGVPDAVDACPQEEGFASLRGCPERDRDGDSVADHRDNCPRERGIPDNQGCAPQPRQLVIIRHDRLELLDRIAFDVGTATLQKRSLPLLDNVARVLLAHPELDRVTVASHTDNRGDPNANRTLTQSRADVVREYLLGQGVPPERLEARGFGPDQPIESNETSQGREANRRVEFLLPPPPGTRPRRPRAPVR from the coding sequence ATGACGCACGCCTTCCTCCGCCTGGCCCTGCTCGCCGCCGTGCTGGGGACACTCCCGCTCGGATGTCGCCACGCTCCCGAGAACCGGCCCACGCACGACGATGACCGGGACGGCGTCCTCAACGCCGACGACGCCTGTCCCGACGCTCGCGGCCCCGCCGACACGCGTGGCTGCCCGCCGAAGGACACGGACGGCGACGGCGTGGACGACTCCGCCGACGCGTGCCCTCGCCGCGCCGGCCCCACACACCGCGCGGGCTGCCCCGCACGCGACGTGGACGACGACAGCGTGGAGGACGCGAGCGATGACTGCCCGCGCGTGGCCGGCGTGCTGGAGCGCAAGGGCTGCCCCGTGCAGGACCTGGACCGGGACGGCGTGGAGGGCGCGGCCGACAAGTGTCCGGAAGAGGCCGGTCCTGCTGCCCGCGAGGGCTGCCCCGAGAAGGACGCCGACAGCGATGGCGTCCCGGACGCCGTCGATGCCTGTCCCCAGGAGGAGGGCTTCGCCTCCCTGCGCGGCTGCCCCGAGCGCGACCGGGACGGAGACTCCGTGGCCGACCACCGCGACAACTGCCCCCGCGAGCGAGGCATCCCCGACAACCAGGGCTGCGCGCCCCAGCCCCGGCAGCTCGTCATCATCCGCCACGACCGGCTGGAGCTGCTGGACCGCATCGCCTTCGACGTCGGCACCGCCACCCTCCAGAAGCGCTCGCTCCCGCTGCTCGACAACGTGGCCCGCGTGCTCCTCGCCCACCCCGAGCTCGACCGCGTCACCGTGGCGAGCCACACCGACAACCGCGGCGACCCGAACGCCAACCGCACCCTCACCCAGTCCCGCGCGGACGTCGTGCGCGAGTACCTGCTGGGGCAGGGCGTACCCCCGGAGCGCCTGGAGGCCCGGGGCTTCGGACCCGACCAGCCCATCGAGTCGAACGAGACCTCCCAGGGCCGCGAGGCCAACCGCCGCGTGGAGTTCCTCCTCCCGCCACCCCCCGGCACCCGGCCCCGGCGCCCGAGGGCCCCGGTCCGCTGA
- a CDS encoding adenylate/guanylate cyclase domain-containing protein, giving the protein MSASSPLFGDLLLKLGIVTPSQVQEALALQALTGQRVGEALISLGYVTREQIQDALGEALGLHQDKSPLQPALGELLVGLKYVTLAQLEEALARQRRDGRKLGEILVELGHCTYKQIYEGLGLQNRIAGRQEAPRPFIDGRRRVVVVDDSPLACAFVQEGLVALGYEVLCYQDPFEALEGMSRLQPAIVLSDLEMPGLDGVELCRRLKEGPSRGVPVIILTANDREAERVRGLRAGADDYVNKSASMDELAARIESVVRRTGETERMRKLFARYTSDAVVDEILKSADAVVLTGEKREVTVLFADIRNFTGLAESLPPEQVVGVLNSVLSRLSDAVFTCGGTLDKFLGDGLMAVFGAPVARTDDALRALQCAKMMMDAMADLRIEAEAEWAANGREGRPLVLELGIGINSGVVVAGNIGSTVRAEYTCIGDAVNVAARLCALAGPGEILVGERARELVNANETAFEDLPPVRLKGKQQPVPLYRAL; this is encoded by the coding sequence ATGAGTGCTTCGAGCCCCCTCTTCGGTGATCTGCTGCTCAAGCTGGGAATCGTCACTCCCAGCCAGGTGCAGGAGGCCCTCGCCCTCCAGGCCCTCACCGGCCAGCGCGTGGGCGAGGCCCTCATCTCCCTGGGCTACGTCACGCGGGAGCAGATTCAGGACGCCCTGGGCGAGGCGCTCGGCCTGCACCAGGACAAGAGCCCCCTCCAGCCCGCGCTGGGGGAGCTGCTCGTGGGGCTGAAGTACGTGACGCTCGCGCAGCTCGAGGAGGCGCTCGCCCGCCAGCGCCGCGACGGCCGCAAGCTGGGCGAAATCCTCGTGGAGCTGGGCCACTGCACCTACAAGCAGATCTACGAGGGGCTCGGCCTGCAGAACCGCATCGCCGGCCGCCAGGAGGCCCCGCGCCCCTTCATCGACGGCCGCCGCCGGGTGGTGGTGGTGGACGACAGCCCGCTGGCCTGCGCCTTCGTGCAGGAGGGGCTCGTCGCCCTGGGCTACGAGGTCCTCTGCTACCAGGACCCGTTCGAGGCCCTGGAGGGCATGAGCCGCCTGCAGCCGGCCATCGTCCTCAGTGATTTGGAGATGCCCGGCCTGGACGGCGTGGAGCTGTGCCGCCGGCTGAAGGAGGGCCCCAGCCGCGGCGTGCCCGTCATCATCCTTACCGCGAACGACCGCGAGGCCGAGCGTGTGCGCGGCCTGCGCGCCGGCGCGGACGACTACGTCAACAAGTCCGCCTCCATGGACGAGCTGGCCGCGCGAATCGAGAGCGTGGTGCGGCGCACCGGCGAGACGGAGCGCATGCGCAAGCTGTTCGCGCGCTACACCTCCGACGCGGTGGTGGACGAAATCCTCAAGAGCGCGGACGCGGTGGTGCTCACCGGTGAGAAGCGCGAGGTGACGGTGCTGTTCGCCGACATCCGCAACTTCACCGGCCTGGCGGAGAGCCTGCCGCCAGAGCAGGTCGTCGGGGTGCTCAACTCCGTGCTCAGCCGGCTGTCGGACGCGGTGTTCACCTGCGGCGGCACGCTGGACAAGTTCCTCGGCGACGGGCTCATGGCCGTCTTCGGCGCGCCGGTGGCCCGCACGGACGACGCGCTGCGCGCGCTCCAGTGCGCGAAGATGATGATGGACGCCATGGCGGACCTGCGCATCGAAGCCGAGGCGGAGTGGGCCGCCAACGGGCGCGAGGGCCGGCCGCTGGTGCTGGAGCTGGGCATCGGCATCAACTCGGGCGTGGTCGTGGCCGGCAACATCGGCAGCACCGTGCGCGCCGAGTACACCTGCATCGGCGACGCGGTGAACGTCGCCGCGCGCCTGTGCGCCCTGGCCGGACCTGGGGAAATCCTGGTGGGCGAGCGCGCCCGCGAGCTGGTGAATGCCAACGAGACGGCCTTCGAGGACCTGCCGCCGGTGCGACTGAAGGGGAAACAGCAGCCGGTGCCGCTGTATCGCGCGCTATAA
- a CDS encoding type II secretion system protein GspG, whose protein sequence is MSTPADAQPPPSRRSPILWVALVFALGLLVAILVGAMTRSKAIHSERIHQDLAVLQDALERYRADGGQLPEEADLEELLVPKYLSSVPLDPWGRHYRYTSNGQQFFLATFGKSDDRGGNGEEQDHTNTDGHPQPPVR, encoded by the coding sequence ATGAGCACCCCCGCCGATGCCCAACCTCCGCCGTCCCGCCGCTCCCCCATCCTCTGGGTGGCGCTGGTGTTCGCGCTCGGCCTCCTGGTGGCAATCCTCGTGGGGGCGATGACGCGCTCGAAGGCCATCCACTCGGAGCGCATCCACCAGGACCTGGCGGTGCTCCAGGACGCGCTGGAGCGCTACCGCGCGGACGGCGGGCAGCTCCCCGAGGAGGCGGACCTGGAGGAGTTGCTGGTGCCGAAGTACCTGTCCTCGGTGCCGCTGGACCCGTGGGGCCGGCACTACCGCTACACCAGCAACGGCCAGCAGTTCTTCCTGGCGACCTTCGGGAAGAGCGACGACCGCGGCGGCAATGGCGAGGAGCAGGACCACACCAACACGGACGGACACCCCCAGCCGCCGGTGCGGTGA
- a CDS encoding universal stress protein has protein sequence MAIVCATNLSPESQDAANVAAALAGRLGEPLLLLGVMDGEAPLDEGPDARTAFQKRLDAESTRLGGPSGSARSRLLTSASAEEVLSDEECRRARWVVVAAQGWRTSSWRRASVPERLARHACAPVLSVRRESALLDWARGRRRLQVLAAVDPCSSTSESAVTFLRELRRVGPCDVLATYVCSPLEERERLGIHTPVHVEVLDPSVRSMEALDPAVERVLHRELHGLVGTLEGEGGVEVVLEPGYGRPADHLLHVAHGRGVDLVVVGMHPRGTVSRLWHGSVSAGVLRRAEQAVACVPSSVREPRRATPPRSVLVPVDFSEASTRAISQARTLVGPGGRVHLLHVHRRRVGDVGFQDHYGVLPEPPRDKVQVLQRLWGLVPRDEGAQALRWSVEGVTGDDVTQAICQATEREGVDLVCVATSHGPSREPDALKGAVARELVARCRRPVMVVPTA, from the coding sequence ATGGCCATCGTCTGCGCAACGAACCTCTCCCCGGAGTCGCAGGACGCAGCGAACGTGGCGGCGGCGCTGGCGGGGCGGCTGGGTGAGCCCCTGCTGCTGCTCGGTGTCATGGATGGAGAGGCCCCCCTCGACGAGGGGCCGGATGCCCGCACCGCCTTCCAGAAGCGCCTGGATGCCGAGAGCACGCGGCTGGGCGGGCCCTCGGGGAGCGCGCGCTCCCGTCTGCTCACGAGCGCCTCGGCGGAGGAGGTGCTGAGCGACGAGGAGTGCCGGCGCGCACGCTGGGTGGTGGTGGCGGCGCAGGGGTGGCGCACCTCGTCCTGGCGGCGCGCCTCCGTGCCCGAGCGGCTGGCGCGGCACGCCTGCGCCCCGGTGCTGTCCGTGCGCCGCGAGTCGGCGCTGCTGGACTGGGCCCGGGGCCGCAGGCGGCTCCAGGTCCTGGCGGCGGTGGACCCGTGCTCGTCCACCTCCGAGTCCGCGGTGACGTTCCTGCGCGAGCTGCGCCGGGTGGGCCCGTGCGACGTGCTGGCCACCTACGTGTGCTCGCCGCTGGAGGAGCGCGAGCGGCTGGGCATCCACACGCCCGTGCACGTGGAGGTGCTGGATCCGTCCGTGCGCAGCATGGAGGCGCTGGACCCGGCGGTGGAGCGCGTGCTGCACCGGGAGCTGCACGGGCTGGTGGGGACGCTGGAGGGAGAGGGTGGCGTGGAGGTGGTGCTGGAGCCGGGCTATGGGCGGCCCGCGGACCACCTGCTGCACGTGGCGCACGGGCGCGGCGTGGACCTGGTGGTGGTGGGCATGCATCCCCGAGGCACGGTGAGCCGGCTGTGGCACGGCTCGGTGTCGGCGGGCGTGCTGCGGCGCGCGGAGCAGGCCGTGGCGTGCGTGCCCTCCAGCGTGCGGGAGCCGCGCAGGGCCACGCCTCCGCGCAGCGTGCTGGTGCCGGTGGACTTCTCCGAGGCCAGCACGCGCGCCATCTCCCAGGCGCGCACGCTGGTGGGGCCCGGCGGCCGCGTCCACCTGCTGCACGTGCACCGGCGGCGGGTGGGCGACGTGGGCTTCCAGGACCACTACGGCGTGCTGCCCGAGCCTCCGCGCGACAAGGTGCAGGTGCTGCAGCGGCTGTGGGGCCTCGTGCCTCGCGACGAGGGCGCGCAGGCGCTGCGCTGGAGCGTGGAGGGCGTCACCGGCGACGACGTGACGCAGGCCATCTGCCAGGCCACCGAGCGCGAAGGGGTGGACCTGGTGTGCGTGGCCACCTCGCACGGGCCCTCGCGCGAGCCGGATGCCCTCAAGGGCGCGGTGGCGCGCGAGCTGGTGGCGCGCTGCCGCCGGCCCGTCATGGTGGTGCCCACCGCGTAG